One stretch of Passer domesticus isolate bPasDom1 chromosome 2, bPasDom1.hap1, whole genome shotgun sequence DNA includes these proteins:
- the ASMT gene encoding acetylserotonin O-methyltransferase isoform X1, which produces MGSPEDPDYPQIIVQYSNGFLISKVMFTACELGVFDLLLESGKPLSSDTIAAGLGASTMGMKRLLDACVGLKLLAVEMTQEGALYRNTEISNVYLTKSSPKSQYHIMMYYSNTVYLCWQYLADAVREGRNQYERAFGVSSKDPFGAMYRSDEEMLKFMAGQNSIWSICGRDVLAAFDLSPFTQIYDLGGGGGALAQECVSLYPSSTVTIYDLPEVVQVAKEQFVSPEERQITFHEGDFFNDSIPEAELYILSKILHDWDDDKCKQLLAKVYKACKPGGGVLLVESLLNEDKSGPVETQLYSMNMLVQTEGKERTASEYSKLLEAAGFGVIQVKRTGKLYDAMLGRKQ; this is translated from the exons ATGGGTTCCCCAGAAGACCCTGACTATCCTCAAATCATTGTGCAATACAGCAATGGATTTTTAATCTCAAAG GTTATGTTCACTGCCTGTGAGTTGGGGGTGTTTGATCTTCTTCTGGAGTCAGGAAAGCCTCTGTCTTCAGATACCATTGCTGCAGGTCTGGGTGCCAGCACCATGGGGATGAAAAGACTGCTGGATGCCTGTGTGGGATTGAAGCTCTTGGCAGTAGAGATGACACAAGAAGGAG CCCtctacagaaacacagaaatttcCAATGTCTACCTTACAAAATCAAGTCCAAAGTCTCAGTATCATATTATGATGTATTATTCAAACACAGTCTACTTGTGCTGGCAGTACCTGGCTGATGCTGTGAG AGAAGGAAGAAACCAATATGAAAGAGCTTTTGGTGTTTCATCTAAAGACCCTTTTGGAGCAATGTACAG ATCAGATGAAGAAATGCTAAAATTCATGGCTGGCCAGAACTCAATATGGAGTATATGTGGCAGAGATGTTCTTGCTGCATTTGACCTTTCCCCTTTCACGCAGATCTATGACCTGGGAG GAGGTGGAGGAGCTTTGGCCCAAGAGTGTGTTTCTTTATATCCAAGTTCTACCGTCACAATTTATGACCTGCCCGAAGTTGTGCAGGTGGCCAAAGAACAGTTTGTTTCCCCCGAGGAGCGTCAGATCACTTTCCATGAAG GAGACTTCTTTAATGATTCAATACCTGAAGCTGAACTGTATATTTTATCCAAGATACTGCATGATTGGGATGATGACAAATGCAAACAACTGCTGGCAAAAGTCTACAAAGCTTGCAAACCTG GTGGGGGAGTGCTGCTGGTTGAATCCCTTCTGAATGAAGATAAAAGTGGGCCTGTAGAAACCCAACTGTATTCAATGAATATGTTGGTCCAGACAGAAGGGAAAGAACGAACAGCATCAGAGTACAGCAAgctcctggaggcagctggcTTTGGAGTGATTCAAGTAAAGAGGACTGGAAAACTCTATGATGCTATGTTAGGAAGGAAACAGTAG
- the ASMT gene encoding acetylserotonin O-methyltransferase isoform X2 produces the protein MFTACELGVFDLLLESGKPLSSDTIAAGLGASTMGMKRLLDACVGLKLLAVEMTQEGALYRNTEISNVYLTKSSPKSQYHIMMYYSNTVYLCWQYLADAVREGRNQYERAFGVSSKDPFGAMYRSDEEMLKFMAGQNSIWSICGRDVLAAFDLSPFTQIYDLGGGGGALAQECVSLYPSSTVTIYDLPEVVQVAKEQFVSPEERQITFHEGDFFNDSIPEAELYILSKILHDWDDDKCKQLLAKVYKACKPGGGVLLVESLLNEDKSGPVETQLYSMNMLVQTEGKERTASEYSKLLEAAGFGVIQVKRTGKLYDAMLGRKQ, from the exons ATGTTCACTGCCTGTGAGTTGGGGGTGTTTGATCTTCTTCTGGAGTCAGGAAAGCCTCTGTCTTCAGATACCATTGCTGCAGGTCTGGGTGCCAGCACCATGGGGATGAAAAGACTGCTGGATGCCTGTGTGGGATTGAAGCTCTTGGCAGTAGAGATGACACAAGAAGGAG CCCtctacagaaacacagaaatttcCAATGTCTACCTTACAAAATCAAGTCCAAAGTCTCAGTATCATATTATGATGTATTATTCAAACACAGTCTACTTGTGCTGGCAGTACCTGGCTGATGCTGTGAG AGAAGGAAGAAACCAATATGAAAGAGCTTTTGGTGTTTCATCTAAAGACCCTTTTGGAGCAATGTACAG ATCAGATGAAGAAATGCTAAAATTCATGGCTGGCCAGAACTCAATATGGAGTATATGTGGCAGAGATGTTCTTGCTGCATTTGACCTTTCCCCTTTCACGCAGATCTATGACCTGGGAG GAGGTGGAGGAGCTTTGGCCCAAGAGTGTGTTTCTTTATATCCAAGTTCTACCGTCACAATTTATGACCTGCCCGAAGTTGTGCAGGTGGCCAAAGAACAGTTTGTTTCCCCCGAGGAGCGTCAGATCACTTTCCATGAAG GAGACTTCTTTAATGATTCAATACCTGAAGCTGAACTGTATATTTTATCCAAGATACTGCATGATTGGGATGATGACAAATGCAAACAACTGCTGGCAAAAGTCTACAAAGCTTGCAAACCTG GTGGGGGAGTGCTGCTGGTTGAATCCCTTCTGAATGAAGATAAAAGTGGGCCTGTAGAAACCCAACTGTATTCAATGAATATGTTGGTCCAGACAGAAGGGAAAGAACGAACAGCATCAGAGTACAGCAAgctcctggaggcagctggcTTTGGAGTGATTCAAGTAAAGAGGACTGGAAAACTCTATGATGCTATGTTAGGAAGGAAACAGTAG